From one Streptomyces sp. ICC1 genomic stretch:
- a CDS encoding M4 family metallopeptidase: MSPTPQRRATTAGALVAAAALLAVGIQTGTATADATASQAGSVVQANPGAANRALSASERATLLAEANSTTVQAAKGLGLAGSEKLIVRDVVKDADGTTHTTYERTYDGIPVLGGDLTIHAKDGVTKSVTKATNHDIKVADTNATVTPSAAEGQAVAAAGAEGSKEVKASKGARKVIWAAEGVPVLAFETVVGGLQHDGTPNELHVVTNAKTGAKITEWQAIETGTGNTMYSGQVTLGTSASGSNFTLTDAARGSHKTYNLNRGTGSGTGTLFSGPDDIWGNGLPANLETAAADAHYGAQVTWDYYKNVHGRNGLRNDGVSPYSRVHYGNNYVNAFWSDSCFCMTYGDGDGNAKPLTSTDVAAHEMTHGLTSVTGNMTYAGEPGGLNEATSDIFAAAVEFYAANPQDVGDYLVGEKIDIRGNGTPLRYMDKPSKDGSSKDAWYSGIGSIDVHYSSGPANHWYYLASEGSGAKVVNGVSYDSPTSDGLPVTAIGRDAASKIWFRALTTGLFRSNTNYEAARTATLTAAADLYGAGSTTYNNTANAWAAINVGPRIVSGVTVTNPGNQTTVTGSAVSLQVQATSTNPGALSYAATGLPAGLSINSSNGLISGTATTAGTSNVTVTVTDSQSKTGTAAFTWTVGTSQPNVFENTTDYAIADNATVDSPITVNRTGNAPSTLKVDLNILHTYIGDLKVDLVAPDGTLYNLHNRTGGSADNIIKSVTVNASSEVANGVWKLRVNDNANIDTGKIDSWKLTF, translated from the coding sequence TTGAGTCCCACCCCCCAGCGGCGTGCCACCACGGCCGGCGCGCTTGTTGCCGCGGCCGCTCTCCTCGCCGTAGGCATCCAGACCGGAACCGCCACCGCCGACGCCACCGCGTCGCAGGCCGGCTCGGTCGTCCAGGCCAACCCGGGCGCGGCCAACCGCGCACTCAGCGCTTCGGAGCGTGCGACGCTCCTCGCCGAGGCCAACTCCACCACCGTGCAGGCGGCCAAGGGCCTCGGCCTCGCCGGCTCGGAGAAGCTCATCGTCCGCGACGTGGTCAAGGACGCGGACGGCACCACCCACACCACGTACGAGCGCACCTACGACGGCATACCGGTGCTCGGCGGTGACCTCACCATCCACGCCAAGGACGGCGTCACCAAGAGCGTCACCAAGGCCACCAACCACGACATCAAGGTCGCGGACACCAACGCCACCGTCACGCCGTCCGCCGCGGAGGGCCAGGCGGTGGCCGCCGCCGGCGCCGAGGGCTCCAAGGAGGTCAAGGCCTCCAAGGGCGCCCGCAAGGTGATCTGGGCGGCCGAGGGCGTTCCGGTCCTCGCCTTCGAGACCGTCGTCGGCGGCCTCCAGCACGACGGCACCCCGAACGAACTGCACGTGGTGACCAACGCCAAGACCGGCGCCAAGATCACCGAGTGGCAGGCCATCGAGACCGGCACCGGCAACACCATGTACAGCGGCCAGGTGACCCTCGGGACCTCCGCGTCGGGCAGCAACTTCACCCTGACCGACGCCGCGCGCGGCAGCCACAAGACGTACAACCTCAACCGCGGCACCGGCTCCGGCACCGGCACGCTCTTCTCCGGACCGGACGACATCTGGGGCAACGGCCTGCCGGCCAACCTGGAGACGGCCGCCGCCGACGCCCACTACGGCGCGCAGGTGACGTGGGACTACTACAAGAACGTGCACGGCCGCAACGGCCTGCGCAACGACGGCGTGTCCCCGTACAGCCGGGTCCACTACGGCAACAACTACGTGAACGCCTTCTGGAGCGACTCCTGCTTCTGCATGACGTACGGCGACGGTGACGGCAACGCCAAGCCGCTGACCTCCACCGACGTGGCAGCGCACGAGATGACCCACGGTCTGACCTCGGTCACCGGCAACATGACCTACGCCGGTGAGCCCGGTGGTCTGAACGAGGCGACCTCCGACATCTTCGCGGCAGCCGTCGAGTTCTACGCCGCCAACCCGCAGGACGTCGGCGACTACCTGGTCGGCGAGAAGATCGACATCCGCGGCAACGGCACCCCGCTGCGCTACATGGACAAGCCGAGCAAGGACGGCTCCTCGAAGGACGCCTGGTACTCGGGCATCGGCTCGATCGACGTCCACTACTCCTCGGGCCCGGCCAACCACTGGTACTACCTGGCCTCCGAGGGCTCCGGCGCCAAGGTCGTCAACGGGGTCAGCTACGACTCGCCGACCTCCGACGGCCTCCCGGTCACCGCGATCGGCCGCGACGCCGCGTCCAAGATCTGGTTCCGCGCCCTGACCACCGGTCTGTTCAGGTCGAACACCAACTACGAGGCCGCCCGTACGGCCACCCTGACGGCCGCCGCCGACCTGTACGGCGCCGGCTCGACCACGTACAACAACACCGCCAACGCCTGGGCCGCGATCAACGTCGGCCCGCGCATCGTCAGCGGTGTCACGGTCACCAACCCGGGCAACCAGACCACCGTCACGGGCAGCGCCGTCAGCCTGCAGGTCCAGGCCACCAGCACCAACCCCGGTGCCCTGAGCTACGCGGCGACCGGCCTGCCGGCCGGGCTGTCGATCAACTCCTCCAACGGCCTCATCTCGGGTACGGCCACCACGGCGGGCACGTCCAACGTGACCGTCACGGTGACCGACTCGCAGAGCAAGACCGGAACGGCGGCGTTCACCTGGACGGTCGGCACCTCGCAGCCGAACGTCTTCGAGAACACCACCGACTACGCGATCGCCGACAACGCGACCGTCGACTCCCCGATCACCGTGAACCGCACGGGCAACGCCCCGAGCACCCTCAAGGTGGACCTGAACATCCTCCACACCTACATCGGTGACCTGAAGGTCGACCTGGTCGCCCCCGACGGCACCCTGTACAACCTGCACAACCGCACCGGTGGCAGCGCGGACAACATCATCAAGTCCGTGACGGTCAACGCCTCCTCCGAGGTCGCCAACGGAGTGTGGAAGCTCCGGGTCAACGACAACGCGAACATCGACACCGGCAAGATCGACAGCTGGAAGCTCACCTTCTGA
- a CDS encoding nitronate monooxygenase yields the protein MPQTPATAPAARHPWLIQGGMGVGVSGWRLAKAVSGEGQLGVVSGTALDVVLARVLQTGDPGGHARRALAAFPLPELAQTAIDCYFREDGLADGVPMRTTPRLRATGGAQAEILTVLGNFVEVWLAKEGHEGVIGINYLEKIQLATAPAMFGAILAGVDYVLVGAGVPGQIPALATRLARYERCVNKVHVEGGPHGEEPLEHLFDPGALLAGHLPGPLRRPRVLAIVSLPVLATYLARDEATRPDGFVIETSTAGGHSAPPRGPMKLDEEGEPVYGPRDTPDLAKMAALGLPFWLAGGQASPEAVAGALAEGAAGVQVGSAFALCEESGMARHLREELLGRAHAGTLSVRNDPEASPTSFPFKVADLPGTVAEPEVAAARRRVCDLGFLRTAVRGPRGLVYRCAAEPVAAYVRKGGDAADTQGRQCLCNGLLATIGLAQRRPHGRIEPPLVTIGKDLSFLPALAPDAEPYAAADVVRWLAAGAGRPTAG from the coding sequence ATGCCGCAGACCCCCGCGACCGCCCCCGCCGCCCGCCACCCCTGGCTGATCCAGGGCGGCATGGGCGTCGGAGTCTCCGGCTGGCGCCTGGCGAAGGCCGTCTCCGGCGAGGGCCAGCTGGGCGTGGTCTCCGGCACGGCCCTGGACGTCGTACTGGCCCGCGTACTGCAGACCGGCGACCCCGGCGGCCACGCCCGCCGGGCCCTGGCCGCCTTCCCGCTCCCCGAGCTCGCCCAGACCGCCATCGACTGCTACTTCCGCGAGGACGGCCTCGCGGACGGCGTCCCCATGCGCACGACCCCGCGGCTGCGGGCGACGGGCGGGGCGCAGGCGGAGATCCTCACCGTCCTCGGCAACTTCGTCGAGGTCTGGCTCGCCAAGGAGGGACACGAAGGTGTCATCGGCATCAACTACCTGGAGAAGATCCAGCTCGCCACCGCCCCCGCGATGTTCGGCGCGATCCTGGCAGGCGTCGACTACGTGCTCGTGGGCGCGGGAGTCCCCGGTCAGATCCCTGCCCTCGCCACGCGGCTGGCGCGCTACGAACGCTGCGTGAACAAGGTCCACGTGGAAGGAGGACCTCATGGGGAAGAGCCCCTGGAACACCTCTTCGACCCCGGCGCCCTGCTCGCCGGGCACCTGCCCGGCCCGCTGCGCCGCCCCCGGGTGCTGGCCATCGTCTCCCTCCCGGTGCTCGCCACCTACCTGGCCCGGGACGAGGCCACCCGCCCCGACGGCTTCGTGATCGAAACCAGCACGGCGGGCGGCCACAGCGCCCCGCCGCGCGGCCCGATGAAGCTCGACGAGGAAGGCGAGCCGGTCTACGGGCCGCGCGACACCCCGGATCTCGCCAAAATGGCGGCGCTCGGGCTGCCGTTCTGGCTCGCCGGCGGCCAGGCCAGCCCCGAGGCGGTGGCCGGGGCCCTCGCCGAGGGGGCGGCCGGGGTCCAGGTCGGCAGCGCGTTCGCGCTGTGCGAGGAGTCCGGGATGGCCCGCCACCTGCGCGAGGAGCTGCTGGGCCGGGCCCACGCCGGCACCCTCTCGGTCCGCAACGACCCGGAGGCCTCGCCGACGTCCTTCCCCTTCAAGGTGGCCGACCTGCCCGGGACCGTCGCCGAGCCGGAGGTGGCCGCGGCCCGGCGCCGCGTCTGCGACCTCGGGTTCCTGCGCACTGCCGTACGGGGCCCCCGCGGCCTGGTCTACCGGTGCGCGGCCGAGCCGGTGGCCGCGTACGTCCGCAAGGGCGGCGACGCCGCCGACACCCAGGGCCGCCAGTGCCTGTGCAACGGCCTGCTGGCCACCATCGGGCTGGCGCAGCGGCGGCCGCACGGCCGGATCGAGCCCCCGCTGGTGACCATCGGCAAGGACCTTTCGTTCCTGCCGGCGCTGGCGCCGGACGCCGAGCCGTACGCGGCGGCGGACGTGGTGCGCTGGTTGGCGGCCGGCGCGGGGCGGCCCACGGCCGGCTGA
- a CDS encoding MFS transporter, whose protein sequence is MDLPGTAAFTTAAATVTYALIRVGENGWSSATTLGLFGLGAAAFAAFVLVELRSSRPMLDLSLFRSPSFVAVMAASLLMSGAAFAYLMYVSLWLQTAEGMGPVGAGLALVPLSLAGFFVAAATGKLMHAVSYRITIGGGLFLIGAGALLQGWMLDAGDGWTALVPGLLVTGVGVGMISPAVAAAAMGSVPPARVGMAGGALNTARQLGTALGIAVLGAVFQAGLADGLEGSGRPHGTAEALAADGAGKVLAAAPEAAGWVEAAFASGLRETFWVSGAMGLAGALIFLVLFRTTAAQPPADRRGPAGAGAAAGVGEPAAGAAERAAV, encoded by the coding sequence CTGGACCTGCCCGGCACGGCCGCCTTCACCACCGCCGCCGCCACCGTCACCTACGCCCTGATCCGGGTCGGCGAGAACGGCTGGAGTTCCGCCACCACGCTGGGCCTGTTCGGTCTGGGCGCGGCCGCCTTCGCCGCCTTCGTCCTCGTCGAACTGCGCAGCTCCCGGCCGATGCTGGACCTGTCGCTGTTCCGCAGCCCGTCCTTCGTCGCGGTCATGGCCGCCTCCCTGCTGATGTCGGGCGCCGCCTTCGCGTACCTGATGTACGTCTCCCTGTGGCTGCAGACCGCCGAGGGCATGGGCCCGGTCGGCGCCGGGCTGGCCCTGGTGCCGCTCAGCCTGGCCGGCTTCTTCGTGGCCGCCGCGACGGGCAAGCTGATGCACGCCGTCTCGTACCGGATCACCATCGGCGGCGGGCTGTTCCTCATCGGCGCCGGCGCCCTGCTCCAGGGCTGGATGCTGGACGCCGGGGACGGCTGGACCGCGCTGGTGCCCGGCCTGCTCGTCACCGGCGTGGGCGTGGGCATGATCTCCCCGGCCGTGGCGGCCGCCGCGATGGGCTCGGTGCCCCCGGCCCGGGTGGGCATGGCCGGCGGCGCGCTGAACACCGCGCGGCAGCTGGGCACGGCGCTGGGCATCGCGGTGCTCGGCGCGGTCTTCCAGGCCGGGCTGGCGGACGGGCTCGAAGGCTCGGGCCGGCCGCACGGCACCGCCGAGGCGCTGGCCGCCGACGGCGCGGGCAAGGTGCTGGCGGCGGCGCCGGAGGCCGCGGGCTGGGTGGAGGCGGCCTTCGCGAGCGGGCTGCGCGAGACCTTCTGGGTCTCGGGAGCGATGGGCCTCGCGGGGGCGCTGATCTTCCTGGTGCTGTTCCGCACCACCGCCGCGCAGCCCCCGGCGGACCGGCGGGGCCCGGCCGGGGCCGGGGCCGCCGCGGGGGTCGGCGAACCCGCCGCCGGAGCCGCGGAGCGCGCCGCCGTCTGA
- a CDS encoding Lrp/AsnC family transcriptional regulator, with the protein MEKLPRTRRVTGISAHTILRKFFGGPDSWVGLDVLRPDQIAALQRPAAPPGPGPEESGDRDAPYALDAQELALLAVLGRDGRAGYPELARATGLSESTARRRLERLRDRGALFFDVEFVPALFGYEAEATLVLTVPPARLAQVGAALAGHREVAFAAAVTGAASLMAVVVCRDTDALYTYLTERIGAVDGVGHVEVIPSLRSVKRAGMLVEDGRLVDPPPVP; encoded by the coding sequence ATGGAGAAGCTGCCGCGCACCCGGCGGGTGACCGGCATCAGCGCCCACACCATCCTGCGGAAGTTCTTCGGCGGCCCCGATTCCTGGGTGGGTCTGGACGTGCTGCGCCCCGACCAGATCGCCGCCCTGCAACGGCCCGCCGCCCCGCCCGGGCCCGGGCCCGAGGAGTCGGGCGACCGCGACGCCCCGTACGCCCTCGACGCGCAGGAGCTCGCACTGCTCGCGGTGCTGGGCCGGGACGGCCGCGCCGGGTATCCGGAACTGGCGCGCGCCACCGGGCTGTCGGAGTCCACCGCGCGGCGCCGCCTGGAGCGGCTGCGCGATCGCGGGGCGCTCTTCTTCGACGTGGAGTTCGTCCCCGCGCTCTTCGGCTACGAGGCGGAGGCGACGCTCGTGCTGACCGTCCCGCCGGCCCGGCTGGCGCAGGTGGGGGCCGCCCTGGCGGGCCACCGCGAGGTGGCGTTCGCGGCGGCCGTGACCGGGGCGGCCTCCCTGATGGCGGTGGTGGTGTGCCGGGACACCGACGCGCTCTACACGTACCTGACCGAGCGGATCGGCGCGGTGGACGGCGTGGGCCACGTGGAGGTGATCCCGTCCCTGCGCAGCGTCAAACGGGCCGGGATGCTGGTGGAGGACGGGCGGCTGGTGGACCCGCCGCCCGTCCCCTGA